The Microcoleus sp. bin38.metabat.b11b12b14.051 genomic interval GGGGTTCCCAGGTGATAGTTAATGCTTTGGAACTGGATGGAATTTGAAGTACCATGAGCTACATACCATTTTAGATTTTAGATTGGAAAAGAAGGTGTTTGTAGTGAGGACTTTAGTCCTTCTTTTTGCGGACTAAAGTCCTCACTACGAACCTTAATTAAAAATCAATAGTCAAAGGCGCTCTCGGAAACGGAATTACATCGCGAATATTCCCCATTCCCGTCATGAATTGCACCAACCGTTCAAACCCCAAACCAAAGCCAGCGTGAGGCACAGTACCGTAGCGGCGCAAATCCAAATACCACCACAACTCCTCCTTATTCATACCTTGAGCTTCCATGCGCCGCTCCAACACATCCAGCCGTTCTTCCCGCTGGGAACCGCCGATAATTTCCCCAATATTCGGAGCCAGAACATCCATTGCTCGCACGGTTTTCTCGTCATCGCTTAAACGCATATAAAATGCTTTAATCCCGACCGGATAATCGCTGACAATGGTCGGCTTTTTAAACAATTCCTCAGCCAAATAGCGCTCGTGTTCCGACTGCAAATCTAAGCCCCAGCTTACCGGAAAATCAAATTTTTTGTCGGCTTTTTCCAAAAGTGCGATCGCCTCGGTGTAAGTAATCCGCTCAAACTGATTGTTAATAATATTTTCAGCAGTCGCCAAAACCGTCTTATCAATCCGCTCGTTGAAAAACTCCATATCCTCCGGGCAATGCTCCAAAACGTATTTAAAAATGTACTTTAAAAACGCCTCAGCCAAATCCATATTTCCCACCAAATCGCAGAAAGCCATCTCCGGTTCAATCATCCAAAACTCCGCCAAATGCCGCGAAGTATTAGAATTTTCCGCTCGAAAAGTCGGGCCGAAAGTATAAACATTGCCGAAAGCCATCGCCATAACTTCCGCTTCCAACTGACCGCTAACTGTTAAATAGGCGCGCTTCCCAAAAAAGTCTTTCGCATAATCAACTTCTTGCGAATCAGTACGCGGTACATTCTTTAAATCGAAGTTAGTAACGGCGAACATTTCGCCCGCACCTTCGCAATCGGTAGCAGCTAGAATCGGAGTGTGAACCCACAAAAAACCGCGCTCTTGAAAAAATTGATGTACTGCGGCCGAACAAGCATTGCGGACTCGAAAAACAGCGCCGTGAGTGTTAGTGCGCGGGCGCAAATGCGCGATTGTTCGCAAAAATTCCAAGGAATGCCGCTTTTTTTGCAGCGGATAAGTTTGTGGGTCTGCTTCACCGTAAACTTGTACTTGTAAAGCTTTCAACTCAATTCGCTGTCCCTTCGCCGGAGAGGCTACCAGCACTCCCGAAACTTCTACAGATGCACCTGTATTGATTTGTTTGATTACACTTTGAAAGTCTGGCAAATCGGCATTGATGACTACTTGTAAGTTAGCCATCGCCGAACCATCGTTGACTTCGACAAAGGCAAATTCTTTTAATTCGCGTTTAGTCCGCACCCAACCTTGAATGGTTACAGTTTCGTCGGGTTCACCACCGCGCAAAATTGCTGCAATTCGTTGATTAGTCATATCCACTCCCGTTTATTTAATATTATTTTGCACTATATAGCGGTTCTCAAAAAAGTGAGGATAGCCCTATGCCCTATGCCCTATGCCCTATGCCCTATGCCCTATGCCCCATGCCGAATAGTACCTCATCTTTCTGAGAAAGGCATATCTCTGTTTTCTCTTCCTCTGCGCCCTCTGCGCCCTCTGCGGTAAAAAAATCAAAAACTATCCCGCATAAGATTTCAACATCCAACCGATTAAAATGCCCAGTCCCCCAAAACGAACTGCTTGCCAAAAAGGTTGTTTGATGCTTCCCCAAGAAAACAGGCTGCTTTCTAAATTTAACTCGATCGTTTCCAATTCTTGCTCAATTTCCCGCAATTCTTGCTTGAGTTGCGGCATGGGATTTTGGCGCTGAGACTGGCGCACATCTTCGCGCAGATTGCCGAGTTCGGCTTGGCGCTGCCGATCGCCCTGAATCTGAGTGTAACGCTCTTTGACTGCTGCGAGCGATCGCTCCACTGTGGCGATCGCCTCCACAAACTCATTTTCTGACTCTTCCCGATTTAACTCTGACGGCTGTTGAGGCATTTCGATCTGCAAACCTGACAATACTTAAAAAAAACCAATTTCCAATTAAGTTGTTATTATATGCAGTATATTTTTTAAATTCAAAAACCCTAACCAAATCGCTATAATTGCCATCTATGCTAGAAACTACACAAACAACCCAAACTGTCAACCTCAACGAGCTGAGCACAGTAGAACTGGCTCAAGCCCTAGCCGCCCGCCTCGCCATTTCCGAAAAAGATTGGCACCGCCTCAAAGCCAACCGTTCCGCCCGGGCTGGAGAGCAAGCTGCGGCCGCTTTGGTCTTTTTGCTGAAAAATCAACCCGAAGAAGCTTTACCGCGCTTAAACCAAGCAGCAGGATGGTTAGATCGATCGATCTCGGCACCTCCCTGTCCGACTCACGGCAAATAATTTTGAGTCTTGAGTTAAATATTTGCAGGACTTACGCACACCAAGGCCAGAAACCGGGTTTCTCGTAGATTTCTAGTTGATCAACCAATATTTTTCAGAGAAACCCGGTTTCTTTGCGTAAGTCCTGATTTGATTAGTGGCCAAAACTTAGACAATCGCGCCGCTCGATCGAGCAGCGCGATTGCGAGCCAAAAAAGATTTATACTTTTCTCACTCAAAACTCACATTTTGCATTATCATTTACGATCAATAGCGAAATACTCAAAATTCTCCATGCCCGGTTCAGCGGGTAAACGAAAAAAATTGTAGGTCGATCCGATCTAAAGAATGCTGCTAAATATCAGTTCTAGCGCCAGCGAGGCAGCCGGTAGCGACTGGGAAGTTCTTTGCACAGCCGTAACTCTGTGCCTTGAGCATTCCACTCAACCCGATCGAATAATTGGTAAAGGATAAACAGCCCTCTACCACATTCTTGTTCAACATCGGGTAGTGCAGAATTATCTGCAACATCCTCTGCTATGAGACTCTCGCAATTATCAGTATAAAGGTCGCAACCGCAAGGGGCCTTAAAGCCACAACCTTCATCCGATATCACCCACCAATATTCGTTTTGGACGATGGAAAAACGGACTCCAACAGTTTTACTGGGGTCTAACTTGTTTCCATGCTTAGCAGCATTTACCAAAGCTTCTTGAAGCCCCAACCGTAATTCCGCTTGCCAGTGAGGCGGAATCTCTGCTAGGAGCAGATCCAAAATAGGACAAAGGTATAGGGTAGAAGCGAAGCTAATCGTAATCCAATTGCGTCCGACGACCGGACGGGCTGAGATAGCAATCACTCAGAAAACTCCCTAACTTTCAGGTGGATAAACTTCACACCCTGCATAGTTGGCTCCCTAGTATTCAAAATACTCATTAATTGAGCGGCGCAGCTCTATTTCTATCTTAGAGTATCAAAGCCGTTAAGAAAAGCAAAGAACATCACAAAATATTCTGCGATTCTCAGAAACTTTTGCCAAGAACTACCAGTAATTTTACTTATAACTTCTACCCGCAGCCTGATTTTTGAGATCGGCTTTTGCCGGGGCACGGTCGCTGAACCCGCTGCATCCCAAGCCGTCAACAGCTCGCTTACCAAACGATCCCCACCTTGAAAAGATCGGAAACCCGTCCAAAAAAGTCGATCCCTTGACTCCTAGCCAATGGGGATCGACTCCCACCACCACAGCTTGGGCCCGATCGCCTAGATCTCCTACTTGTGCCAAAAATCGCAAGGATCCTACCTAGGTGTGTTGCAGTCGAAACCAGATATATTTCCCAAATGCCGATCGAATACTGAAAATCCGACTGCTGCGACCTTTACCAAATCAATATTTGTTACAAAACTTATTTATTATGAGTGCGATCGCCCGCACTAGCCCAACTCGACCAACTTGACGTATCCCTTACTGGCAAAACCCCAGCGCGTTGGCAAAACTTTATAAATCTGAACCTCACGATACAATAGTTAAAGTAAATACTTATTTCTTTACATTATGCAAACAATCCCAGCCATCACCGCAGCCCCCATTCCAGGCACATACTGGCAATGGCGGGGCCATTCAGTATACTATGTTCGATCCTCTTCAAGGGCTTCGCTAACGAGTGATCGACATCCAGAACGCCCTCCCCTGCTGTTAATTCACGGTTTTGGAGCATCCACAGACCACTGGCGCAAAAATATCAGCGGGCTGAGCAAAGACTTTGAAGTGTGGGCGATCGACTTAATCGGATTCGGGCGATCGGCAAAACCCGAAATCCAGTACAGCGGCGAGCTCTGGCGCGACCAACTCCACGACTTCATCACCACCATCATCGGCCGGCCCGCCGTACTAGCCGGCAACTCCCTCGGAGGCTACGCAGCCTTGTGTGTCGCAGCGCAGCGCCCCGAATCAGCCGCCGGACTCATCTTAATCAACAGCGCCGGCCCCTTCAGCGAATCTCAGCCGGCACCCGAAGCCCCGCCCTTGCAAAAAGCCATATCTGCGGTAGCTAAAACCTTATTTCAGCAAGATTGGGCAAGTTTTCTGCTGTTCCAATACGTGCGCCAGCGATCGACAATTCGGAAAACTCTCGAAAAAGTTTATCTCGACCAAAGCGCAGTCACAGACCAATTAGTAGAGGAAATTTACCAACCATCCTGCGATCCGGGCGCGCCCAAAGTATTCGCCTCCGTATTCCGCACGCCCCAAGGCGAAAAAATCGATGTATTGTTGAGTCAATTAAATTGCCCCCTGCTGATGCTGTGGGGAGAAGGCGATCCGTGGATGAATTCCACAAACAGAAGCGCCAAATTTCGCCAACATTATCCCCAGTTAACCGAACACTTTATCAAAGCCGGTCACTGTCCCCATGACGAAGTACCAGAACAAATAAACGAACTGATTCGCGGATGGATAATTGACCAATAGTCGATCGGCACATATAGCATTTCTCAGATAAATGAGGTGTTTAGGGTAATTGGTAATTGGTAATTGCGGGTAGGCTTGTGGGTTTTTAAACCGCAAGCTTTTTTCAGATTAACTATTACCGACTACAGATTACCAATTACCCAAAACCCCAAGCGTCGGCCCATCTTTCCCTCGAACCGCTATAGATGATTTGCCCCCGTGCTTCTATTCCCTAGGATAGAGATAAAATCATCAGATTTGTGCTAAATATCTATGTATTATCGCAACACAAACGCGGTTAATTTCTACTCAAATATTCTGAAAAGATGGAAACCATAACCAGCAAAAAAACTAGACGGAATTTTATATGGAGCAGCACGATCGGGAAATCGCAGCCACACGCAACAATCAAGCGATCGCTGCATTCCCCATAAATACTTTTAGGCAAAACCCGCGTCAAGTGCCGATGGACTCAGTAGGAGGGAAAATCTGCTTTTGCTGGGAATACTAAACAAGTTAGATTCCACAAAATAGGCGTCACTGCAAATTCTCGAAATTGCTGAGTTCTTTAAAATTTTAGCTTCTCTACAAATTGAGATTTTCAAGTTTTCTTTCAGTCTCCACATTCTGGGGAAATGCTACAAACCAATTGCCAGCCAAGGCAGCTATTTGCTCGATCTTAAAATCTGCCACCTCAACACAAATAAAGCTTTGTTGGTAAAATATGTAGTTAGCAGCGGCAATTCTAGAGGTGATAATAAACAGATTTTTGTAATACTTTGAGGCAAACTGACCAATCTTTTTGACGAGTGCATCGCTATCGGATTCTGGCACTTCATCTCAGCCATCTAATTAAATCAAACATCTGCCTTGACTAAGTACCAATTCAGTTAGCGATCGCGCTGCAACTGCGGAACGGGCAAATGCGTCGCCTATGCCAATAAATCAAGATTGGCGATTTCAGCAAAGGTTTTATGATGGATAAAAATCGGTATTTTGTTGGCGGCAAATTTTGCCCGATCGCACTTAATGACGATGGGTTGCAAAAAGATAGCTTTACCAGAACCAGGTTTCCCGAGTACCATTAGTGAAGGAGTGAGATTTCACCGCATCTAAACCTGTCCCAGGTTTCTGGCATACTTTACCTCATCCCAAGCAGTTAAAATTATCCGCATCTAGGTTGAAGTATCTGAGTAAATCACCAATTTATCCGGGCTACCAACTGGTAATTTTGTCCAAAATGTTGACTTCAACGTAGCGGTTTGTAAGATCGATCGGCTCTCCGATGTCCCATAGCTGCAATTTGGTGTGGGATTTTTGCCGTAACTCTGGCACTAGGCCATTAATCTCTATATTCACTGGCTGCGGAGGACGATCGACAATTTCTTGCCAATTCAACTGCAAAACCGTGCAGTCCGCCTTGAAAGCATTGGCTTTAATTGGTTCTATTCCTGCTAAAAAACGCCCCCAACTTGGCAGGGATGCGCCATTGGCATAGGCCAGGCCTCTGTCCAAGTGCGATCGAACTCTAATTTTTGACTGGCTTCTACTAGCCATTCACCGGGGTATTCTATCGTCGATCCCCTCTCTCTTCTAGCTTGCCTAATTTTTATTAGTCCATTCTGAGACAATCAGGGGGCGGCGATTGTATAATTTATAGCAATCGCCACAGCGGTGAGGACATAA includes:
- a CDS encoding DUF2203 domain-containing protein, which codes for MPQQPSELNREESENEFVEAIATVERSLAAVKERYTQIQGDRQRQAELGNLREDVRQSQRQNPMPQLKQELREIEQELETIELNLESSLFSWGSIKQPFWQAVRFGGLGILIGWMLKSYAG
- the asnS gene encoding asparagine--tRNA ligase, which translates into the protein MTNQRIAAILRGGEPDETVTIQGWVRTKRELKEFAFVEVNDGSAMANLQVVINADLPDFQSVIKQINTGASVEVSGVLVASPAKGQRIELKALQVQVYGEADPQTYPLQKKRHSLEFLRTIAHLRPRTNTHGAVFRVRNACSAAVHQFFQERGFLWVHTPILAATDCEGAGEMFAVTNFDLKNVPRTDSQEVDYAKDFFGKRAYLTVSGQLEAEVMAMAFGNVYTFGPTFRAENSNTSRHLAEFWMIEPEMAFCDLVGNMDLAEAFLKYIFKYVLEHCPEDMEFFNERIDKTVLATAENIINNQFERITYTEAIALLEKADKKFDFPVSWGLDLQSEHERYLAEELFKKPTIVSDYPVGIKAFYMRLSDDEKTVRAMDVLAPNIGEIIGGSQREERLDVLERRMEAQGMNKEELWWYLDLRRYGTVPHAGFGLGFERLVQFMTGMGNIRDVIPFPRAPLTIDF
- a CDS encoding anti-sigma regulatory factor gives rise to the protein MIAISARPVVGRNWITISFASTLYLCPILDLLLAEIPPHWQAELRLGLQEALVNAAKHGNKLDPSKTVGVRFSIVQNEYWWVISDEGCGFKAPCGCDLYTDNCESLIAEDVADNSALPDVEQECGRGLFILYQLFDRVEWNAQGTELRLCKELPSRYRLPRWR
- a CDS encoding alpha/beta fold hydrolase; translation: MQTIPAITAAPIPGTYWQWRGHSVYYVRSSSRASLTSDRHPERPPLLLIHGFGASTDHWRKNISGLSKDFEVWAIDLIGFGRSAKPEIQYSGELWRDQLHDFITTIIGRPAVLAGNSLGGYAALCVAAQRPESAAGLILINSAGPFSESQPAPEAPPLQKAISAVAKTLFQQDWASFLLFQYVRQRSTIRKTLEKVYLDQSAVTDQLVEEIYQPSCDPGAPKVFASVFRTPQGEKIDVLLSQLNCPLLMLWGEGDPWMNSTNRSAKFRQHYPQLTEHFIKAGHCPHDEVPEQINELIRGWIIDQ
- a CDS encoding DUF6439 family protein yields the protein MLETTQTTQTVNLNELSTVELAQALAARLAISEKDWHRLKANRSARAGEQAAAALVFLLKNQPEEALPRLNQAAGWLDRSISAPPCPTHGK